One Senegalia massiliensis DNA window includes the following coding sequences:
- a CDS encoding Asp23/Gls24 family envelope stress response protein has product MPGKINNQYGAINIDDNVLASIAGMSAMECYGLVGMAIKNAKDGLVELLRREHLTKGVKVYSDDNKLIIDLYIVVQFGIKISVVANNIIDKVKYNIESLTGMNVDKVNIHVQSVRVQK; this is encoded by the coding sequence ATGCCTGGAAAAATTAATAATCAATATGGTGCTATTAATATCGATGATAATGTATTAGCTTCTATTGCTGGGATGTCAGCTATGGAGTGCTACGGACTTGTGGGTATGGCAATTAAAAATGCTAAGGATGGATTGGTCGAATTATTAAGACGTGAACATTTAACTAAAGGTGTAAAAGTATATTCTGATGATAATAAATTAATAATTGACTTATATATAGTAGTACAATTTGGAATTAAGATTTCAGTTGTAGCAAACAATATTATTGATAAAGTAAAATATAACATAGAAAGCTTAACTGGCATGAATGTAGATAAAGTAAATATCCATGTCCAAAGTGTTAGAGTTCAAAAGTAG
- the rpmB gene encoding 50S ribosomal protein L28, with the protein MAKYCEVCGKGKVSGNNVTFSKHHTKRTWSPNIRKVKAIVDGTPKRINVCTRCLRSDKVQRAL; encoded by the coding sequence ATGGCTAAATACTGTGAAGTATGTGGAAAAGGTAAAGTAAGTGGAAATAATGTAACATTCTCTAAGCATCACACAAAGAGAACTTGGAGTCCGAATATTAGAAAAGTGAAAGCAATAGTAGACGGTACACCTAAAAGAATAAATGTATGTACTAGATGTTTAAGATCTGATAAAGTACAAAGAGCATTATAA
- a CDS encoding thiamine diphosphokinase has translation MFIIRILVIGGGKFIKEDIAKSIINECDIIIAADGAGKYLYDLDVMPDILAGDFDTLERNILDFYKRKKVNICEFSPIKDKSDLELSIDLAIEYNPKEIIIIGALGTRMDHSLSNIMLLFHVLDKNINVKLIDNNNEIIPIKDEIIIDSGKYEYVSLLPIFDDLSGVELKGFEYESDNLYIKKSSTLGISNKIKKDKASIKIKSGKGLVILSND, from the coding sequence GTGTTTATTATTAGAATCCTTGTAATAGGTGGAGGAAAATTCATAAAGGAAGATATTGCTAAATCAATTATAAATGAATGTGATATTATTATTGCAGCAGATGGAGCAGGTAAGTATTTATATGATTTAGATGTAATGCCTGATATTTTAGCTGGTGATTTTGACACATTAGAAAGAAATATATTAGATTTTTATAAAAGAAAAAAAGTGAATATATGTGAATTTTCTCCAATAAAAGATAAGTCGGATTTAGAACTTTCCATTGACTTAGCAATAGAATATAATCCTAAAGAAATAATTATAATAGGAGCCCTTGGAACTAGAATGGATCATTCTTTGTCTAATATTATGTTGCTATTTCATGTTTTAGATAAAAATATTAATGTGAAGTTGATAGATAACAATAATGAAATAATACCTATAAAAGATGAAATTATAATAGATAGTGGAAAATATGAATATGTATCATTATTACCAATATTTGATGACTTATCAGGAGTAGAACTTAAAGGTTTTGAATATGAATCTGATAATTTATATATAAAAAAATCATCTACACTTGGTATAAGTAATAAGATTAAAAAAGATAAAGCAAGTATTAAGATTAAATCTGGTAAAGGTCTAGTTATATTATCCAATGATTAA